Proteins encoded by one window of Deinococcus radiodurans R1 = ATCC 13939 = DSM 20539:
- the mnmA gene encoding tRNA 2-thiouridine(34) synthase MnmA: protein MTAFPAAPDLAPPSRAAQGERVLCAMSGGVDSSVTASLLKEQGYQVIGAMMRFWPDDKRTDTFDSCCSPDAAYEARRVAEQVGVPFYLLDYREPFQRHIVGPFLEEYARGRTPNPCVNCNTKVKFDELVKKAKMLGCRYVATGHYVKRVDNAQGEVEFHRGDDPRKDQTYFLWGTPRDALPYILFPVGELEKPQVREIAAERGLLTAQKPESQNICFVPGKVQDFVAEHLPQAQGYIREIATGEVVGEHLGTQFYTLGQKKGLGLYQSHRVRHVVHLDPDSNTVWVGDYDDCLWTGLKATDANYLLDLAELPTELEVQVRYRTAPVKAHVLHADAEGFELEFAEPQFAVAPGQSAVLYAGSRLLGGGLIADHARELPALT, encoded by the coding sequence ATGACGGCTTTTCCTGCGGCCCCCGACCTCGCCCCTCCCTCCCGCGCCGCGCAGGGGGAGCGGGTGCTGTGCGCCATGTCGGGCGGGGTGGACTCGTCGGTGACGGCTTCGTTGCTCAAGGAGCAGGGCTACCAGGTCATCGGCGCGATGATGCGTTTCTGGCCCGACGACAAGCGCACCGACACCTTCGACTCGTGCTGCTCGCCCGACGCCGCTTATGAGGCCCGCCGGGTGGCCGAGCAGGTCGGCGTGCCGTTTTACCTGCTCGACTACCGCGAGCCGTTTCAGCGCCATATCGTCGGCCCCTTTCTGGAGGAGTACGCGCGGGGCCGCACGCCCAACCCCTGCGTGAACTGCAACACCAAGGTCAAGTTCGACGAATTGGTGAAAAAGGCGAAGATGCTCGGCTGCCGCTACGTGGCGACCGGCCACTACGTCAAGCGGGTAGACAACGCCCAGGGCGAAGTCGAGTTTCATCGGGGCGACGACCCACGCAAGGACCAGACCTATTTCCTGTGGGGCACGCCGCGTGACGCGCTGCCGTACATCCTCTTTCCGGTGGGCGAGCTCGAAAAGCCCCAGGTGCGCGAAATCGCCGCCGAGCGCGGCCTGCTGACCGCCCAGAAGCCCGAGAGCCAGAACATCTGCTTCGTGCCGGGCAAGGTGCAGGATTTCGTGGCCGAGCATCTGCCCCAGGCGCAGGGCTACATCCGCGAAATTGCGACGGGCGAAGTGGTGGGCGAGCACCTCGGCACGCAGTTCTATACGCTGGGGCAGAAGAAGGGTCTGGGGCTGTACCAGTCGCACCGGGTGCGGCACGTGGTTCACCTTGACCCGGACAGCAACACCGTCTGGGTGGGCGATTACGACGACTGCCTGTGGACCGGCCTGAAAGCGACGGACGCGAATTACCTGCTCGACCTCGCCGAATTGCCGACTGAACTTGAGGTGCAGGTCCGCTACCGCACCGCGCCGGTGAAGGCCCACGTACTGCACGCTGACGCCGAGGGTTTCGAGCTCGAATTTGCCGAGCCTCAGTTCGCTGTCGCCCCCGGCCAGAGCGCAGTGCTCTACGCCGGGTCGCGCCTCCTCGGCGGCGGGCTGATTGCCGACCACGCGCGGGAGCTGCCAGCGCTGACCTGA
- a CDS encoding peroxidase-related enzyme, which produces MPTTQPRLSFLAVPTEDNAHEGVKKLWSKAEANMGFVPNVFRAQALNGEQFLAWWNYFNLLVNKEGGLSNAERELLAVVVSGLNRCVYCAVSHGAALREFSGDAVKADAVAVNWRQAELSEREQAMCAYAEKLTLRPAEMTEADLAPLRAAGLSDEAILEAVQVIAMFNMTNRVSSALGFVPNPEYHIQSR; this is translated from the coding sequence ATGCCTACAACTCAACCCCGGCTGTCTTTCCTGGCCGTTCCCACCGAAGACAACGCCCACGAAGGCGTGAAAAAACTCTGGTCCAAGGCCGAGGCCAACATGGGCTTCGTGCCCAACGTGTTCCGGGCGCAGGCGCTCAACGGCGAGCAGTTTCTGGCGTGGTGGAACTACTTCAACCTGCTCGTCAACAAGGAAGGCGGCTTGAGCAATGCCGAGCGCGAACTGCTCGCCGTGGTCGTCAGCGGGCTCAACCGCTGCGTGTACTGTGCGGTCAGCCACGGAGCCGCCCTGCGCGAGTTTTCCGGCGACGCCGTGAAAGCCGACGCCGTGGCGGTCAACTGGCGTCAGGCCGAATTGTCGGAGCGCGAACAGGCCATGTGCGCCTACGCCGAAAAGCTGACGCTGCGTCCCGCCGAGATGACCGAAGCGGACCTGGCACCCCTGCGCGCCGCCGGCCTGAGCGACGAGGCGATTCTGGAAGCGGTGCAGGTCATCGCCATGTTCAACATGACCAACCGCGTGAGCAGCGCCCTGGGCTTCGTTCCCAACCCCGAGTACCACATCCAGAGCCGCTGA
- a CDS encoding tryptophan-rich sensory protein, which translates to MTGLARQVTLLAATVLTLVVNYLSNALPLFGNSNAEVSDRLPNAFTPAGLTFTVWGPIFLGLLVFAVYQALPAQRGARLDRLFWPFLLGNLLNVAWLLAFQSLNIGLSVVIMLALLAVLVRLYLSVRSLPPQGAERWTLQLPVSLYLAWISVATIANITAFLVSAGVTQSFLGIAGPVWSALLLVVAAAIGVFFLWRFRDYAFAAVLLWAFYGVYVARPEVSTVVLGVAVAAGLVLLGSLSAWRRPRAAL; encoded by the coding sequence ATGACTGGACTTGCGCGCCAAGTGACGCTCCTCGCCGCGACCGTGCTCACGCTGGTGGTGAATTACCTCTCCAACGCCCTGCCGCTGTTCGGCAATTCCAACGCGGAGGTGAGTGACCGTTTGCCGAACGCCTTCACCCCTGCGGGGCTGACGTTCACGGTGTGGGGGCCGATTTTCCTGGGGCTGCTCGTGTTCGCCGTCTATCAGGCGCTCCCGGCGCAGCGTGGGGCGCGGCTGGACCGGCTGTTCTGGCCGTTTCTCCTGGGTAACCTGCTCAATGTCGCGTGGCTACTCGCGTTCCAGAGCCTCAACATCGGGCTGAGCGTGGTGATCATGCTGGCGCTGCTCGCGGTGCTGGTCCGGCTGTACCTCAGCGTGCGCAGTCTGCCGCCGCAGGGCGCCGAGCGCTGGACGCTGCAACTTCCCGTCAGCCTCTACCTCGCCTGGATCAGCGTGGCGACCATCGCCAACATCACGGCGTTCCTCGTCAGTGCGGGGGTCACGCAGAGCTTCCTCGGGATTGCCGGGCCGGTGTGGTCGGCGCTGCTGCTCGTGGTGGCGGCGGCCATCGGCGTGTTTTTCCTGTGGCGCTTCCGCGACTACGCCTTCGCGGCGGTGCTGCTGTGGGCCTTTTACGGCGTCTACGTCGCCCGGCCTGAGGTGTCCACCGTCGTGCTCGGCGTGGCGGTGGCGGCGGGGCTGGTGCTGCTCGGCAGCCTGAGCGCGTGGCGGCGGCCCCGGGCAGCGCTGTAA
- a CDS encoding winged helix-turn-helix domain-containing protein, translated as MPGWQPTQYSRAQLEERRLAALEWIERGTHRNREIAQHFGVSVHTVYTWKARLKRNGGLQATVARGASARLSATQHEQLRTFLREGALHHGFPDDTWTTLRVTNLIGRHFDVWYHHDHVRKILRRLGFTPQMPDGRAAERNELRIASWKEQVAPELEKKGR; from the coding sequence ATGCCCGGATGGCAGCCGACCCAGTATTCCCGCGCTCAGCTTGAGGAGCGCCGCTTGGCCGCGCTTGAATGGATTGAACGTGGGACGCATCGAAACCGAGAGATTGCTCAGCACTTCGGCGTGTCGGTACACACCGTGTACACCTGGAAAGCCCGCCTGAAGCGTAACGGTGGCCTTCAGGCCACCGTTGCCCGTGGCGCTTCTGCACGTCTGAGCGCGACGCAACACGAGCAGCTTCGCACCTTCCTGCGGGAGGGCGCCCTGCACCATGGCTTCCCTGATGACACCTGGACGACCCTACGCGTCACCAACCTGATTGGGCGGCACTTTGACGTGTGGTACCACCACGACCACGTGCGGAAGATTCTCAGACGCTTGGGGTTTACGCCCCAGATGCCAGATGGCCGAGCGGCCGAGCGCAACGAACTTCGGATCGCATCCTGGAAAGAACAGGTTGCACCGGAGTTGGAAAAAAAAGGTCGCTGA
- a CDS encoding VOC family protein yields MTPPPLSPTTHLGPVTLLARDLEGLTAFYAGLLGLSTAPDGSGRVVLSAHGTPLLRLEAAPDLPRAPVSRPGLYHTAFLLPTRADLGRWVAHAAGLGSGLGSGDHLVSEAFYLSDPEGNGIEVYADRPREGWTWRDGQVQMDTLAVDVPGVLAEAGITLDALRTGEAPPYAGAPAGTALGHVHLKVGHAAEAAQFYRAVLGLEVVSHLPGAAFLSWGGYHHHLGLNEWHTRGQGHPEAPAAGLSGFEVRTPDLAPLREEGGWEDLGDALRRADPWGNVVTVRRG; encoded by the coding sequence ATGACGCCTCCCCCGCTCTCCCCCACCACGCACCTCGGCCCGGTGACGCTGCTCGCCCGCGATTTGGAGGGACTGACGGCGTTTTACGCAGGGCTGCTGGGACTGAGCACGGCGCCGGACGGCTCAGGCCGCGTGGTGCTGAGCGCTCACGGCACGCCGCTGCTGCGCCTGGAAGCGGCGCCCGACCTGCCCCGCGCGCCGGTGAGCAGGCCGGGGCTCTACCACACCGCCTTCCTGCTCCCCACCCGCGCCGACCTGGGCCGCTGGGTGGCGCACGCGGCGGGACTGGGCAGCGGACTGGGCAGCGGCGACCACCTGGTGAGCGAGGCGTTTTACCTCAGCGACCCGGAAGGCAACGGCATCGAGGTCTACGCCGACCGGCCCCGCGAGGGCTGGACCTGGCGGGACGGGCAGGTGCAGATGGATACGCTGGCGGTAGACGTGCCGGGCGTGCTCGCCGAGGCCGGAATCACGCTGGACGCGCTGCGGACCGGGGAGGCGCCGCCGTATGCGGGCGCTCCTGCCGGCACGGCGCTCGGACACGTGCACCTGAAGGTCGGCCACGCTGCCGAAGCCGCGCAGTTCTACCGCGCCGTCTTAGGACTGGAGGTGGTGTCGCACCTCCCCGGCGCCGCGTTCCTCTCCTGGGGCGGCTACCACCATCACCTCGGCCTCAACGAATGGCACACGCGCGGGCAGGGTCACCCGGAAGCGCCCGCCGCCGGCCTCAGCGGGTTCGAGGTGCGGACCCCCGACCTCGCGCCGCTGCGAGAAGAGGGCGGCTGGGAAGACCTCGGAGACGCGCTGCGCCGGGCTGACCCCTGGGGCAACGTGGTGACGGTGCGCCGGGGCTAG
- a CDS encoding S1C family serine protease, translating into MNRNLSILALTGTLALGGLLGYQAKERGALDSQPTATVQQTTAQNAASQTAVEQGTLVQTRAGTPATSYDAGRARTESEANTVQVVKERQDGLVYISVTEADTGSAEAQMRQKLQDQFGFALPEDQGGGAPATGTGSGFFVNAQGDIVTNNHVVDGASDITIRLHGGKQTYKAKVIARAPDYDLALIRAEGVPRASIKPLPLGDSDKLDVGLKAIAMGAPFNLDFSVSEGIISSLERQVPVGSREVSQPVIQTDAAINPGNSGGPLLSSAGQVIGVNTQILTGGAGQSAGVGFAIPINTVKRLLPQLQAGKGGVVSPPSLGVVFSDLSSLPPQQLKAAGLPSSGALLQKVYPGSPAAAAGLRGGNNGKLSLPSAQGTSSISTDGDLITAVNGQPLEDAGSLQEAVLATGEGQPLRLTVRRGGKTREVEVTLQAFRFPQDQQ; encoded by the coding sequence ATGAACAGGAACCTCTCGATTCTGGCCCTCACCGGCACGCTGGCCCTCGGTGGCCTCCTCGGCTATCAGGCGAAGGAACGCGGCGCGCTGGACTCGCAGCCGACGGCGACGGTGCAGCAGACCACCGCCCAGAACGCGGCTTCCCAGACTGCGGTGGAGCAGGGAACACTGGTTCAGACTCGCGCCGGGACGCCTGCCACGTCCTACGACGCGGGCCGCGCGCGCACCGAGTCCGAAGCCAACACCGTGCAGGTGGTCAAGGAGCGGCAAGACGGGCTGGTCTACATCTCGGTCACCGAGGCCGACACCGGCAGCGCCGAGGCGCAGATGCGGCAGAAGTTGCAAGACCAGTTCGGGTTCGCGCTGCCCGAGGACCAGGGAGGCGGAGCACCGGCGACGGGCACCGGCAGCGGCTTTTTCGTCAATGCCCAGGGCGACATCGTGACGAACAACCACGTCGTGGACGGCGCCAGCGACATCACCATCCGGCTGCACGGCGGCAAGCAGACTTACAAGGCGAAGGTCATTGCCCGCGCTCCCGACTACGACCTCGCGCTGATTCGTGCCGAGGGGGTGCCGCGTGCCAGCATCAAGCCGCTCCCCCTCGGCGACTCGGACAAGCTGGACGTGGGCCTCAAGGCGATTGCGATGGGCGCGCCCTTCAACCTCGACTTTTCGGTGTCCGAAGGCATCATTTCCAGCCTCGAACGGCAGGTGCCGGTGGGCAGCCGCGAGGTGTCGCAGCCGGTCATCCAGACCGACGCGGCCATCAACCCCGGCAACTCGGGCGGGCCGCTGCTCTCCAGCGCAGGCCAGGTCATCGGGGTCAACACCCAGATTCTGACCGGCGGCGCGGGCCAGAGCGCCGGGGTGGGTTTCGCCATTCCCATCAACACCGTCAAGCGCCTGCTGCCGCAGCTTCAGGCAGGCAAGGGAGGCGTCGTTTCGCCGCCCAGCTTGGGTGTGGTGTTCAGCGATCTCAGCAGCCTGCCCCCCCAGCAGCTCAAAGCGGCGGGCCTCCCGAGCAGCGGCGCCCTGCTTCAGAAGGTCTACCCCGGCAGCCCGGCGGCGGCAGCGGGCCTGCGCGGCGGCAATAACGGCAAACTGTCGCTTCCCTCGGCCCAGGGCACGTCCAGCATCTCGACCGACGGTGACCTGATTACAGCGGTGAACGGCCAGCCGCTCGAAGACGCGGGCAGCCTGCAAGAAGCCGTGCTGGCGACCGGCGAGGGCCAGCCGCTGCGCCTGACGGTGCGCCGGGGCGGCAAAACCCGCGAGGTCGAGGTCACCTTGCAGGCGTTCCGTTTCCCGCAAGACCAGCAGTAA
- a CDS encoding nuclease-related domain-containing protein has protein sequence MIVKALEPQTFSDSLRRAGHEAESQLAHYLKRAFEDDPYKFVFNNLRIQRRDETAQLDHLILHRCGLIVVESKSVAGEVAVNEHGEWTRWWNRQGRGMPSPVLQARRQLDLLGALMQKHETELMEKGFLGLRQRTLSGMRRDVLVAISDGGRITRKLDVPEVVKADQVPDRIRETVEQARKQGNFYFTDTELHRVRDFLLSRHVPTTAPTQSQTADAADMPLSPTTREAVGNPALGRTPDAPAAPRADATAPASESQEPPRCRHCQSTDISIEYAHSYYIKCARCGGNTPIKVSCNECDAPARLRKKGAEFRVVCAAGHERLYHTNRV, from the coding sequence ATGATTGTCAAAGCGCTCGAACCTCAGACATTTTCCGATTCACTGCGGCGGGCGGGCCATGAAGCGGAGTCCCAGCTGGCGCATTACCTCAAGCGGGCCTTCGAGGACGACCCGTACAAGTTCGTCTTCAACAACCTGCGGATTCAGCGCCGCGATGAAACGGCGCAGCTCGACCACCTGATTCTTCACCGCTGCGGGCTGATCGTAGTGGAAAGCAAGAGTGTCGCCGGGGAAGTCGCGGTCAATGAACACGGCGAATGGACCCGCTGGTGGAACCGCCAGGGCCGGGGCATGCCCTCGCCTGTGCTTCAGGCGCGGCGGCAGCTTGATCTGCTGGGGGCGCTGATGCAGAAACACGAAACGGAGCTGATGGAAAAGGGCTTCCTGGGCCTGCGTCAGCGAACGCTGAGTGGCATGCGCCGTGACGTGCTGGTGGCAATTTCCGATGGGGGCCGCATTACCCGCAAGCTGGACGTGCCCGAAGTCGTCAAAGCCGATCAGGTGCCTGACCGTATCCGCGAGACCGTCGAGCAGGCGCGTAAGCAGGGTAATTTCTATTTCACGGACACGGAATTGCACCGAGTGCGCGATTTTCTGTTGTCGCGTCATGTACCGACGACGGCCCCAACGCAATCTCAGACAGCTGACGCTGCTGACATGCCCCTCTCGCCAACCACGCGAGAAGCTGTGGGAAACCCAGCGTTAGGGCGCACCCCAGACGCACCAGCAGCGCCGAGGGCCGACGCTACAGCGCCAGCTTCCGAATCTCAGGAGCCGCCTCGTTGCCGGCACTGCCAGTCAACGGACATTTCTATCGAGTACGCGCACAGCTATTACATCAAGTGCGCGCGATGCGGCGGGAATACGCCCATCAAAGTGAGTTGCAACGAGTGCGACGCCCCTGCCCGCCTCCGTAAAAAGGGCGCAGAATTTCGGGTGGTCTGCGCCGCTGGTCACGAGCGGCTGTATCACACGAACCGGGTCTGA
- a CDS encoding IS630 family transposase: MAERPSATNFGSHPGKNRLHRSWKKKVAEGAILVYLDEVGFSLKGVRRRTWGTRGVTPLVKLPANWEKLSTIGAITSDGRFFQNTRSGAIRSTDVTQFFRHLLRHIQGELVVVLDNAGIHRSKATQAFVETHERLSLVFLPPYAPELNPIELVWAYVKRNALGNFCARSIVELKGRLVSAWQRLRYIELPQRLIDSNLRRDQ; the protein is encoded by the coding sequence ATGGCCGAGCGGCCGAGCGCAACGAACTTCGGATCGCATCCTGGAAAGAACAGGTTGCACCGGAGTTGGAAAAAAAAGGTCGCTGAGGGCGCAATCCTAGTGTATCTGGATGAGGTCGGCTTCTCGCTGAAAGGCGTGCGAAGGCGGACTTGGGGAACCAGGGGCGTGACGCCCCTGGTCAAGCTTCCGGCGAATTGGGAGAAGCTCTCCACCATCGGGGCAATAACCTCGGACGGACGATTCTTCCAAAACACAAGATCTGGAGCGATTCGGAGTACGGATGTCACTCAGTTCTTTCGACACCTCCTGCGGCACATCCAAGGGGAGCTTGTGGTAGTGCTGGACAACGCGGGCATTCATCGATCTAAAGCCACTCAGGCGTTCGTGGAGACCCACGAACGCCTCTCACTGGTGTTTCTACCGCCGTACGCCCCGGAATTGAACCCGATTGAGCTGGTGTGGGCATACGTGAAGCGGAATGCGTTGGGGAATTTCTGTGCGCGTTCGATCGTTGAACTCAAAGGGCGACTGGTCAGCGCGTGGCAGCGCCTTCGGTATATCGAACTGCCTCAACGACTTATCGACTCAAATCTACGACGCGATCAATAG
- the lysA gene encoding diaminopimelate decarboxylase, whose product MSLSRHALQDAAQRFGTPLYLYDAEELDAALWRVQRAFGDARIFYAMKANPNLNLLRRYAAAGVGFECVSLGELLRAEAAGAGGERMILNGPAKSDAEYAAAARLGATIVVDREEEVVLLPPGSRVLVRVNPAMTVSTHEHLATGTARSKFGLTPEQVPGTLAELRDAGHEVLGLHMHIGSAIEQAEDFTAAFARVTELRAHIGGLSVLNVGGGWSLNADLEGIAYEAHEAARVFGAELWVEPGRYLVASAGWLLTRVVGTKRTGRNFCLVDAGMTEFLRPMLYGASHPLYPMWDALATEVWDVAGPACESGDLIARGVPLPTPQRGHLLLIGEAGAYGASMSSTYLSRPRPAEVLWTGHDWQLLRRRETPQDIWAAEV is encoded by the coding sequence ATGTCGCTTTCCCGCCACGCCCTGCAAGACGCCGCCCAACGCTTCGGCACGCCGCTGTATCTCTACGACGCCGAAGAACTCGACGCGGCGCTGTGGCGGGTGCAGCGGGCCTTCGGGGACGCGCGCATCTTCTACGCCATGAAGGCCAACCCCAACCTGAACCTGCTCCGGCGCTACGCGGCGGCGGGCGTGGGTTTCGAGTGCGTCAGCCTGGGCGAACTGCTGCGGGCCGAAGCGGCGGGCGCAGGTGGCGAGCGCATGATTCTCAACGGCCCCGCCAAGAGTGACGCCGAGTACGCGGCGGCGGCGCGGCTGGGCGCGACCATCGTGGTGGACCGCGAGGAAGAGGTTGTGCTGCTGCCGCCGGGCTCGCGGGTGCTGGTGCGTGTCAACCCGGCCATGACCGTCAGCACCCATGAACACCTCGCCACCGGCACTGCCCGCAGCAAGTTCGGCCTGACCCCGGAGCAGGTGCCGGGCACCCTCGCCGAGTTGCGCGACGCCGGGCACGAGGTGCTGGGGCTGCACATGCACATCGGCAGCGCCATCGAGCAGGCCGAGGACTTCACGGCGGCGTTTGCCCGCGTCACCGAGCTGCGGGCGCATATCGGCGGGCTGAGCGTGCTTAACGTGGGCGGCGGCTGGAGCCTGAACGCTGACCTGGAAGGCATCGCCTACGAGGCGCACGAGGCGGCGCGGGTCTTCGGGGCCGAGCTGTGGGTGGAGCCGGGGCGTTATCTGGTGGCGAGCGCGGGCTGGCTGCTCACCCGGGTGGTCGGCACCAAGCGCACCGGGCGCAACTTCTGCCTGGTGGACGCGGGCATGACCGAGTTCCTGCGGCCCATGCTCTACGGCGCGTCGCATCCGCTTTATCCCATGTGGGACGCGCTGGCGACCGAGGTCTGGGACGTGGCGGGCCCGGCGTGTGAAAGCGGCGACCTGATCGCACGGGGCGTGCCGCTGCCGACGCCGCAGCGCGGGCACTTGCTCCTTATCGGGGAAGCCGGGGCCTACGGCGCCAGCATGAGCAGCACTTACCTTTCGCGCCCGCGCCCCGCCGAGGTGCTGTGGACCGGGCACGACTGGCAACTTCTGCGCCGCCGCGAGACGCCCCAGGACATCTGGGCGGCGGAAGTCTGA